TCTGCATATCTAAAAGTGTGaatgcatcagctgctggagactgagGCCCAATTTATCTTCACCCCAGCCTCTGACAGGAACAATATTTAGCAGTATTTCCATCCtgcctttcatcttcaaagggAACCCCAAGGCACTATCAGGAGGCATCCCACTTGGGctcaatttggggttttagtccTACTTCAGCTGttcacagagagagggagagaaatgagaagatggatgtccagagcaaagctctctcccaaaccctgcagatGTGCTTGGGTCTGGTGTCAGTGACAGCCTCTGACAGGGATCACCTGAGCAATGGATGTGTGTGTTTGCTCTGTTGTGCAATCCCAAACAGAGCAGTTGCATCTGAAATCATGACCAAATCCCATAGAACTGCTAAAGGGTTCCtggctgttttgctctgttttcacagaaccagAATTACCTCTGCTTTCAAAATGGGTTTGAATAATAATAGGAGAGTTGAGGCCATTTGAGCAGACTCTGGGTGCAGAGGATGTTGTTAGAGCTTTGAGGCTGACAGCTGAGGgaccatttctgcagagctggcaaCGCCAAATGTCTCTGGCCATgtgtcctgtgagcagcccccagctggcagagcaatgggctgtgggaatggcacttgctgagctctggtgtcccatcccaaggcagtttggcacagcctggctccgTCACTCCAAACAGACTCgctctgtgtttgctgtggcctcctgccacagactcCTACAGTTCAAGGGCTGCCATGTCCCTTcaggtggccataaagaaaatgagtctCCGAGGGCAGAACAGGGAACGAGCTGTAAATGAgatcctgctcctgaaggacaagaagaaccCCAACATTGTCAACTCTTTGGACAGGTGAGTGTTCAGCTCTCATCCCGTTCCCGGGCCCTGCGTTAACCTTTCCTGGCATCCCTAGTCTGTagcctgttttgaaaatgcctgacccagccacatcttcccaaaacaacagcctggcagTTCACTCCCTGCgtgtgcttttgttgctttgctttggtttttccttcatGTGGACCCCATTTGCTGTGTCTCCCAACAAGTGCTGatgaaccacagcagaaattatttcccttggcttcttcttcccagcccttttccattgcTACAGATGCCAGGcagaccaggttcttgtttCCAGAAATGCCTCATTTGCCCATTTTTCACTGGCCTTGCCTGTTTCTGAAGGgactttctgaaaggttttctggCTGCTTTTGTCCCAAGTGCTGCACGGCCTCCTCCCCTGGATAGCCCTGGCAGTTGTGTTGCCTTGTTCTGGAGGGAATGGTGGAACTGAGGAGTTCAGAAGCTGAACCAGCTGGGGGCAAGTGTTGTGGTTCCACATTGATCTGGGCTGTTGCTAACCtgcatttttcacctgcttgcCATCTAAGGCCTCTCCTTTCTCACAggtgtctccttctcctttagactgtgcagattccaagggctgggcagccgggcaggaatgtctctccatctgattctgtcctcactgacaagtgacctggaaacaaaactccatccaggtttttccatgggggaattgagcactgcccattcatctccatgccattgttttcctcttccagcttccttgttgatggagagctgtggctggtgaTGGAATACATGGATGGAGGAACTTTGCAGGACGTTGTCAGACAGACACGCATGGCTGaaggagagatggcagctgtcAGTCGGGAGGTGAGGGATCCTGCTTGTCACTCCCATGGCTGGGACACGATGGTCCTTCCAAACAGGCATGAGAACAGGAGTGGCTccatgctcagggctttgtttctgtgctgttttcatgagctggagaagaaagagcctctgcagtgaacagcctgccagcatcactgcacttctgctctgttcttgctctctctcctgctgttgtggtactctctgtccttttttgatttgatttgctgttctcagctttgcCTTGCACCGTTTGCCTGGAGCTTGTGTGCATTGCACTCCTGGCCtgtcccagcaaagctgctgctggcagaattcTGAACTGTCCTTTCTGGTGTGATATATTCCGGCCATTGGTTTTTACCCTGgtgtttcttgttctctctcagtgtctgcagggcctggatttcCTCCATGCCAACCGGGTGATGCACAGGGATCTGAAGAGCTCCAAcatcctcctgggaatggacggctctgtcaggctgggtggGTGTTCCTGGCCAGGCACGGCGCTCCCGGGCtgcggctgtggggctgcttcccagtgaggccagagccccacaagggctgctgggggcactgcccgggccctgctgccagctgagagcggctgcccctgcagagagctcaggagaggagcagggtgccagcagtgcctttgctctggctctggcccttccagaggggcagcagtgggaatctAAAGCTCCATGGGAATCAGTAAAAGCCACTGCATGAAAGCTGAGGGTTTCTGTAAGGGTCCAGTTCCATCTTTCCTTGGCTACAGCCCTGAGGACTTTTCCCGCTGACTTCACTACTGCATTCTCAGACTGAGAGCGGGGAATCTTTGTGCTTGGTTTCctcattccagctgcctttgacagggtttgtttctgtcctcagctgattttggcctctgcgctcagctcagccctgagcaggaccgGCGCAGCTCCATGGTGGGCACTGCTCACTGGATGGCCCCAGAAGTTGTGACCAGATCTCCTTATGGCCCCAAGGTGGACATCTGGGCCTTTGGCATTGTGACCATCgagatggtggaaggagaaCCTCCTTACTTCAGGGAAACGGGGGCCATGGTAAGAGGCAAATTCTCCAGTGGTTGCAGAggcctgtgagcacagggggaccctgccctgggagcagcagctggaggtttctgcacatgggaagggaattcccagaggactcCAGCCTCAACACAGACGAATGTTCTGCAGTCTCCAGCAAcaatttgctttgggatttacgttgttgcagctcttctggctcTGAGGATGACATGGAAATGTGAAGCAAGTGCATCAGCCCTAATGTTACCCTGCaagaaaagcccaaaccaaccccacatcccatccccaaacccaacaagatTTGTGCAGGAGCTTCTAAAGGAGGTTTTGCAAGAGGATCTCCCCGCTGATTCTTCTCACTGGAAACTTGTTGAAAACCTGTAGATGATGATTCAACATCCCTATAGTCTAACATATTTCTTTCCAAGTCCAATCTACTTTCTCTGTGTCACCAAAGCTTAGCTTTCAGCATCACAAACCTCCTGTTTCTTGCCTGTCAGtttctgggatggggcatcagGAATGCATTCACTTGAGtgtcagtggcactgcagagatgcCCTTGATGTAAGAATCCTTTGAAATAACCCAGGCAGACCACACTGACTCTGGAAAATGGCCTGTAAAGCTGGTGTCCACAtttggagaagcaaaatgtGCTATTTCTGATGGCGGTTCCTACTAACAGAGTCAGCCAATGAAACTGGCTCTCAGGGCGAGATCATTTGGATgttgcagtggctgtggcagccccacggtttgggttttttggctggcacagaaaaatgagctgtgagcagcatctgtgtcagggaggaaagtgcccctggggctggggctgaggaccCGGGGTGGATGTGAGCCCGTGTGGGTGTgaaggaagctggcagagcgctgagtttgctttccctgcaggctcgCGCTCTGATCCGGCAGAACGGGACcccgcagctgcaggagccccggcGCCTGTCGGCTCTGCTGCGGGACTTCCTCGAGTGCAGCCTGGAGCCGGACGAGGAGCGgcgctgggctgcccaggagctgctgcaggtg
This region of Haemorhous mexicanus isolate bHaeMex1 chromosome 32, bHaeMex1.pri, whole genome shotgun sequence genomic DNA includes:
- the LOC132340451 gene encoding serine/threonine-protein kinase PAK 3-like → MAEGEMAAVSRECLQGLDFLHANRVMHRDLKSSNILLGMDGSVRLADFGLCAQLSPEQDRRSSMVGTAHWMAPEVVTRSPYGPKVDIWAFGIVTIEMVEGEPPYFRETGAMARALIRQNGTPQLQEPRRLSALLRDFLECSLEPDEERRWAAQELLQHPFLSTAKPLSSLTPLITAAKQLREQRRR